Proteins from one Candidatus Cloacimonadota bacterium genomic window:
- a CDS encoding shikimate kinase, which yields MRIIMMIFLIGFMGSGKTWFGKKFASTKNLPFYDLDDEIEKKLGMNIHQIFQKYGKTYFRKIESEILLAWDKEGIIATGGGIVETEENRKFLQQKEIKTIWLNPSWKTIFERIKSSDRPLVRQLSKQELFELWQKRELLYRECADVVKV from the coding sequence ATGAGAATAATTATGATGATATTCCTGATAGGATTTATGGGATCTGGGAAAACATGGTTCGGAAAGAAATTTGCTTCAACCAAGAACCTGCCATTCTATGACCTTGATGATGAGATCGAGAAAAAACTCGGGATGAATATTCACCAAATATTCCAAAAATATGGGAAAACATATTTCCGCAAGATCGAATCCGAAATCCTGCTCGCTTGGGATAAAGAGGGAATTATTGCTACAGGTGGCGGGATCGTGGAAACTGAAGAGAACCGCAAATTCCTGCAGCAAAAGGAAATCAAAACTATCTGGCTGAATCCATCCTGGAAAACTATATTTGAAAGGATCAAATCTTCTGACCGACCACTAGTTCGCCAACTCTCCAAGCAAGAATTATTTGAGCTTTGGCAAAAGAGAGAACTACTTTATCGGGAATGTGCTGATGTTGTAAAGGTCTGA